One genomic segment of Kiritimatiella glycovorans includes these proteins:
- a CDS encoding ATP-binding protein, with protein sequence MINRIVINRLESRLFKGKAILLYGARQTGKTTLVRDLLDRRGGVYFNADEPDIRSRFAGRTSSELKSLIGDASLVVIDEAQRIENVGLTLKLLVDSFPQIQVLATGSSSFELADRLKEPLTGRKFEFFLPPFSLEEIERARGALETDRLRSKSVVYGMYPEPALSGEAEAGERLREIAASYLYKDILVLGSIRHPEALEKLVSALALQIASEVSYRELAGLVGLDQGTVETYIRILEQAFVVFRLTPFSRNLRNELKKMRKIYFWDTGVRNAVLNNFAPLQTRSDAGALWENFLIAERMKTLKNHGLPRRSWYWRTYQQQEIDYVEESPDMMRAAEIKRRPGRGGIPKTFTRAYPEAQTLMVSEENWRDLVCGD encoded by the coding sequence GTGATCAATAGAATTGTCATAAACAGGCTTGAATCGCGGCTTTTCAAGGGCAAAGCGATTCTCCTCTACGGGGCTCGCCAGACCGGTAAGACGACCCTTGTCCGCGATCTTCTGGACAGGCGCGGCGGGGTGTACTTCAACGCGGATGAGCCCGACATACGGAGCAGGTTTGCCGGTCGCACCTCCTCCGAATTGAAGAGCCTGATCGGGGATGCGTCGCTGGTCGTGATCGATGAGGCGCAGCGCATCGAGAATGTCGGCCTGACGCTGAAGCTCCTGGTGGACAGTTTCCCGCAGATTCAGGTGCTGGCGACGGGGTCGTCGAGTTTCGAACTCGCGGATCGCCTGAAAGAGCCGCTGACGGGGCGAAAATTCGAGTTTTTTCTCCCTCCCTTTTCTTTGGAGGAAATAGAGCGGGCGAGGGGTGCGCTGGAAACGGATCGGCTGCGGTCCAAAAGCGTCGTATACGGGATGTATCCGGAGCCGGCGTTGTCGGGGGAGGCCGAGGCCGGCGAGCGGCTGCGGGAAATCGCGGCCAGCTATCTCTACAAGGATATCCTGGTGCTGGGTTCGATTCGCCACCCGGAGGCCTTGGAGAAGCTGGTTTCGGCCCTCGCCCTCCAGATCGCATCGGAGGTCTCTTACCGCGAACTGGCCGGACTGGTCGGGCTGGATCAGGGCACGGTGGAAACCTATATCCGGATCCTGGAACAGGCCTTCGTGGTCTTTCGCCTGACCCCGTTCAGCCGCAACCTCCGCAACGAACTGAAGAAGATGCGCAAGATCTATTTCTGGGACACCGGGGTCCGTAATGCCGTGCTCAATAACTTCGCTCCGCTGCAAACGAGGTCCGATGCCGGTGCGCTCTGGGAGAATTTCCTGATCGCGGAAAGGATGAAAACCCTGAAGAACCACGGTCTGCCGCGACGAAGCTGGTACTGGCGCACCTATCAGCAGCAGGAGATCGATTACGTCGAAGAATCCCCGGACATGATGAGGGCGGCCGAGATCAAACGACGCCCGGGACGCGGAGGCATCCCCAAAACCTTTACCAGGGCGTACCCCGAAGCTCAGACCCTGATGGTCTCCGAAGAGAACTGGCGCGATTTGGTTTGTGGCGATTAG
- a CDS encoding PIN domain-containing protein translates to MNGKRYFLDTNAIIALLAGNNNLLEILNGADYVATFVICELEYLAFPGLPDEDKALFGQFREKVNVVDLASANRQLKEQILTLRTEKNLKLPDAVIAGSAMNQDCILLTEDKKLLSHEGIRSEIW, encoded by the coding sequence ATGAATGGTAAACGTTATTTCCTCGATACCAATGCCATCATTGCATTGCTTGCCGGCAACAACAACTTGCTGGAGATATTGAATGGGGCAGATTATGTTGCCACCTTCGTGATTTGTGAATTGGAATATCTTGCCTTTCCGGGTCTGCCCGACGAAGACAAAGCACTATTCGGACAGTTTAGGGAAAAGGTCAATGTTGTTGACTTGGCATCAGCAAATCGGCAGTTGAAAGAGCAGATTCTCACGCTGCGTACAGAGAAAAATCTCAAACTTCCGGATGCAGTCATCGCCGGGTCGGCAATGAATCAGGATTGCATCTTGCTGACAGAAGACAAAAAGCTTTTAAGTCACGAAGGAATACGCTCTGAGATCTGGTAA
- a CDS encoding nucleotidyltransferase domain-containing protein, translated as MNTVGTIPGLDPDEMERIMSIFGSEPEVKEVILYGSRAKGTHRPGSDIDLTLKGPNLSPEILTDLMLRMDELLLPYEIDLSIYDRIDNPDLIEHIDRAGKEIVRRD; from the coding sequence ATGAATACGGTCGGCACCATACCCGGGCTTGATCCCGACGAGATGGAACGAATCATGTCCATCTTCGGATCGGAACCTGAGGTTAAAGAGGTAATCCTCTACGGATCACGGGCAAAAGGCACGCATCGTCCGGGGTCCGACATCGACCTGACGCTGAAGGGTCCGAACCTCTCTCCTGAAATACTGACCGATCTTATGCTTCGGATGGACGAGTTGCTGTTGCCCTACGAGATCGACCTGTCCATATACGATCGGATAGATAATCCTGATCTGATCGAGCACATCGATCGCGCGGGAAAGGAGATAGTCCGCCGTGACTGA
- a CDS encoding IS110 family transposase has protein sequence MQTTSAKELYAGADLHGNNVFLSICDREGTEVFRRRVRTTLDAVNEAMDPYWPQVQAMGIESTFNWYWLVDGLREQNRDVRLGNPAKMKQYKGLKHADDASDARWLAELLRLDIFPESYIYPKEVRSIRDALRRRQLFVRRRTQVMLSLQSLLERYGFKAPGSRALQQWTQADVEATGLDPFVQLQLRTLLEAVQCSERLAGQIESAVLGFIEPNPSFEQVQTVPGIGKALGMTIVLESGNFARFPNAGCYASYCRAVKSERSSNSRKKGENNKRNGNPFLAWAFVEAASFAPRFYPEIQSWYDRKKKKRNAIVAKKALAAKLSKAVWHVMNGEEYVMGMLF, from the coding sequence ATGCAAACGACCAGCGCAAAGGAATTGTACGCAGGAGCCGACCTGCATGGAAACAATGTTTTTCTCTCGATTTGCGACCGGGAAGGCACGGAAGTCTTCCGGCGGCGGGTACGAACCACGCTCGATGCAGTCAATGAGGCGATGGATCCCTACTGGCCGCAGGTTCAGGCGATGGGGATTGAGTCCACGTTCAACTGGTACTGGCTGGTGGACGGCTTGCGTGAGCAGAACCGGGACGTGCGATTGGGGAATCCGGCGAAGATGAAACAGTACAAGGGGTTGAAACATGCCGATGACGCATCGGATGCTCGTTGGCTGGCCGAACTGCTCCGATTGGATATTTTCCCGGAGAGCTACATTTATCCGAAGGAGGTTCGTTCGATTCGCGACGCGCTTCGACGCCGACAGCTGTTTGTCAGGCGGCGCACCCAGGTTATGCTCAGCCTGCAAAGCCTGCTGGAGCGTTACGGATTCAAGGCGCCGGGATCGCGTGCTCTTCAGCAGTGGACGCAGGCGGATGTCGAGGCGACGGGCCTTGATCCGTTCGTACAGCTTCAACTCCGCACGTTGCTTGAGGCGGTCCAGTGCAGTGAGCGGCTGGCCGGACAGATCGAATCAGCGGTGCTGGGGTTTATTGAGCCCAACCCATCGTTTGAACAGGTTCAGACCGTGCCGGGCATCGGGAAGGCGCTTGGGATGACCATCGTGCTTGAAAGCGGCAACTTCGCCCGCTTCCCGAACGCGGGATGCTACGCCTCCTACTGCCGCGCCGTCAAAAGTGAGCGAAGTTCCAACAGCAGGAAGAAAGGTGAGAACAATAAGCGCAACGGCAATCCGTTTCTCGCATGGGCTTTCGTTGAAGCCGCGAGCTTCGCTCCGCGCTTTTATCCGGAGATTCAATCCTGGTATGACCGGAAGAAGAAAAAGCGCAACGCGATTGTGGCGAAGAAGGCCTTGGCGGCAAAATTGTCCAAAGCCGTTTGGCATGTCATGAACGGGGAGGAATATGTAATGGGAATGTTGTTTTAA
- the ltrA gene encoding group II intron reverse transcriptase/maturase yields the protein MTEEATEYYRIDDRLLPPKLAALRQKLSQKAKQEKRFRFYSLYGHIGRADTLLAAWKHVRANGGKEGPDGVTIEDIEQSQGGVEAFLADIERSLKDRTYRAGKVRRVYIQKVNGKLRPLGIPSVRDRVVQTATVLILEPIFEADFKDCSHGFRPERSAHDALKAIGQELRQGRCAVYDADLAGYFDSIPHDKLIACVQMRVTDRSVLKLIRMWLKAPVEETEKGKPPTVKRNDKGTPQGGVISPLLANIYLHWFDAVFYRKDGPARWAKAKLVRYADDFVVLARYIGPQLEAFIEAKIEGWLGLKINRDKTRILDAREPGQTLDFLGYSFRYDRDLGGRPCRYWNLTPSRKALQRERDRLREMTGPEQCFKPLPTVIDELNMQMRGWANYFSLGYPRVAFRHVNGYVRQRLTRHAKRRSQRGYWPPEGMSYYAHFKNMGLIYL from the coding sequence ATGACAGAAGAAGCGACGGAGTACTATCGCATTGACGACAGACTCTTGCCGCCGAAACTCGCCGCGCTGAGACAGAAGCTGAGTCAGAAGGCCAAACAGGAGAAGCGGTTTCGCTTCTACAGTCTCTATGGCCACATTGGCCGGGCCGACACTCTGCTGGCGGCATGGAAACATGTACGCGCCAACGGCGGAAAAGAAGGCCCCGATGGTGTGACCATCGAGGACATCGAACAGAGTCAAGGAGGAGTCGAAGCCTTCCTGGCGGATATTGAACGCAGCCTGAAGGATCGAACCTACCGTGCTGGAAAAGTGCGGCGGGTCTACATCCAGAAGGTGAACGGGAAACTCCGTCCCTTGGGAATACCCTCGGTGCGGGATCGGGTCGTGCAGACCGCTACGGTTCTGATATTGGAACCGATCTTTGAAGCTGACTTCAAGGACTGCTCCCATGGGTTCCGGCCTGAGCGCTCGGCGCATGATGCGTTGAAGGCGATTGGACAGGAGCTCCGGCAAGGGCGGTGTGCGGTTTATGATGCGGATCTGGCCGGCTATTTCGACAGTATTCCACACGACAAGCTCATCGCTTGTGTGCAGATGCGTGTCACCGACCGGTCCGTGCTGAAGCTGATCCGAATGTGGCTGAAAGCGCCGGTAGAGGAAACGGAGAAAGGCAAACCGCCGACCGTGAAGCGCAACGACAAGGGCACGCCGCAAGGCGGGGTCATTTCGCCGCTTCTGGCCAACATCTATCTGCACTGGTTCGATGCGGTGTTTTACCGCAAAGACGGACCGGCACGGTGGGCGAAGGCCAAACTGGTGAGGTACGCCGATGACTTCGTGGTCCTCGCCCGGTATATCGGTCCGCAACTCGAAGCGTTCATCGAAGCCAAGATAGAAGGGTGGCTCGGGCTGAAGATCAACCGGGACAAGACCCGGATACTCGATGCTCGGGAACCGGGGCAGACGCTGGACTTTCTCGGATATAGCTTCCGCTATGACCGGGACCTCGGCGGACGCCCGTGCCGGTACTGGAACCTGACACCGTCGCGGAAAGCGCTCCAACGGGAACGTGATCGGCTTCGGGAGATGACCGGACCGGAACAATGCTTCAAACCTCTGCCGACGGTGATCGACGAACTCAACATGCAAATGCGAGGATGGGCAAACTACTTCTCGCTGGGTTATCCGCGTGTGGCATTCCGCCACGTCAATGGATACGTGCGACAGCGTCTCACGCGACATGCGAAACGACGCAGTCAGCGCGGCTACTGGCCCCCTGAAGGTATGAGCTACTACGCGCATTTCAAGAACATGGGACTGATCTACCTGTGA
- a CDS encoding NAD-dependent epimerase/dehydratase family protein has product MKKYLITGGAGFIGSHLVDALVDRGDSVVVLDDLSSGHLENLARVRDRIEFIEGDIRDPDTCLRASAGCDGIFHEAALVSVADSIRRPRDNHDINLTGTVNLLEAARENGVRRMVMAGSAAVYGNEPTLPKRETMNPDPITPYAVAKLASEYELKTYAAMYGMEGVSLRYFNVYGPRQDPSSPYSGVISRFADALQRDDKPVIFGDGTQGRDFIYVGDVVRANLMAMDAAPGASFGIYNVGTGRETSLLKLIDVLANIFDREVQPRFEPPREGDIRHSVAAIDAIGSAFGFRPECDLAAGLKHLVGRTTDCPDGTDKK; this is encoded by the coding sequence ATGAAAAAATATCTCATAACCGGCGGTGCGGGCTTCATCGGCTCTCATCTGGTCGACGCCCTGGTCGATCGCGGAGATTCGGTCGTGGTGCTCGACGATCTGTCCTCGGGACACCTCGAGAACCTGGCGCGCGTGCGCGACCGAATCGAATTCATCGAGGGGGACATCCGCGATCCGGATACGTGTCTTCGCGCGTCCGCGGGATGCGACGGCATCTTCCATGAGGCGGCACTGGTCTCCGTGGCGGATTCGATCCGTCGTCCCCGGGACAACCATGACATCAACCTGACCGGCACCGTCAATCTGCTGGAAGCGGCGCGCGAAAACGGTGTGCGGCGCATGGTGATGGCCGGGTCCGCGGCGGTGTACGGCAACGAGCCGACGCTGCCTAAGCGCGAAACGATGAATCCCGATCCGATCACCCCCTATGCCGTGGCCAAGCTCGCTTCGGAATACGAACTGAAGACCTACGCGGCAATGTATGGGATGGAGGGCGTCTCGCTGCGCTACTTCAACGTCTATGGCCCGCGACAGGATCCGTCGTCGCCGTATTCCGGCGTGATCTCGCGTTTCGCGGACGCTCTGCAGCGGGATGATAAACCGGTCATTTTCGGGGATGGCACACAGGGCCGCGATTTCATTTATGTCGGCGATGTGGTCCGCGCGAATCTGATGGCTATGGACGCCGCCCCCGGCGCATCTTTCGGGATCTACAATGTGGGTACAGGCCGCGAGACCTCGCTGCTGAAATTGATCGATGTCCTCGCGAACATTTTCGACCGCGAGGTCCAACCCCGCTTTGAACCGCCGCGCGAGGGTGATATCCGGCATTCCGTCGCCGCGATTGACGCCATCGGGTCCGCATTCGGATTTCGTCCGGAGTGCGACCTGGCGGCGGGGTTGAAGCATCTGGTCGGGAGAACCACGGATTGCCCGGATGGCACGGATAAGAAATAG
- the wecB gene encoding non-hydrolyzing UDP-N-acetylglucosamine 2-epimerase — protein sequence MSLKIMSVVGARPNFMKIAPFAHAIEREDDRIEHFLVHTGQHYDPEMYHSFFEALNIPTPDVDLEIGSGSHAEQVGRTMIAFEKVLLERRPDWVVVVGDVNATCACSITARKHHVRVAHIEAGLRSFDERMPEEINRMVTDRVSNLLLTPDELSGENLRREGAEEERIRFVGNIMIDTLEAHRARAEALDLNDILTSHAIDPDLKTPVDDGSFAVMTMHRPSNVDSREVLEPLVRCLREEVASKMPLVWSIHPRTRNRLETFGLWDELLADDRLILIRPVGYHAMLKLNMSARLMLTDSGGLQEECCVLGTPCITMRENTERPVTLVENGGVSELTGPDPEKITSALDTFLNMERRGHRPPLWDGKTAERIVTELENRT from the coding sequence ATGTCGCTGAAAATAATGTCCGTCGTCGGGGCGCGCCCCAATTTCATGAAAATCGCGCCGTTCGCCCACGCCATCGAGCGGGAGGACGACCGGATCGAGCATTTCCTGGTGCATACGGGTCAGCACTACGACCCGGAGATGTATCATTCCTTTTTCGAGGCGCTGAATATCCCTACGCCGGATGTCGATCTCGAAATCGGATCGGGATCACACGCCGAACAGGTGGGGCGGACGATGATCGCCTTCGAGAAGGTCCTGCTGGAACGCCGGCCGGACTGGGTCGTGGTGGTGGGCGATGTCAACGCCACCTGCGCCTGTTCGATCACCGCGCGCAAACACCACGTCCGAGTCGCGCACATCGAGGCCGGTCTGCGGTCGTTCGACGAGCGGATGCCGGAGGAGATCAACCGGATGGTAACCGACCGCGTTTCCAATCTGTTGCTCACCCCCGACGAACTCTCCGGCGAAAATCTCCGGCGCGAAGGTGCGGAAGAGGAGCGCATCCGCTTCGTCGGCAACATCATGATCGATACCCTCGAGGCCCATCGCGCCCGGGCCGAAGCCCTCGATCTGAATGACATCCTCACCTCCCATGCGATCGATCCGGATCTGAAGACGCCGGTGGATGACGGCTCCTTCGCCGTCATGACGATGCATCGACCGTCGAACGTCGATTCGCGCGAAGTACTCGAGCCGCTGGTCCGCTGCCTGCGCGAGGAGGTAGCTTCGAAGATGCCGCTGGTGTGGTCGATTCACCCCCGCACCCGGAACCGCCTGGAGACCTTCGGACTCTGGGACGAGCTGCTTGCGGACGATCGCCTGATCCTGATCCGGCCCGTGGGATATCACGCGATGCTGAAGCTGAACATGAGCGCGCGGCTGATGCTGACCGACAGCGGGGGGCTGCAGGAGGAGTGCTGTGTGCTCGGCACCCCCTGTATCACCATGCGGGAGAATACCGAGCGGCCCGTCACGCTCGTCGAAAACGGCGGCGTCTCCGAGCTGACCGGTCCCGATCCGGAAAAGATCACCTCGGCTCTCGATACGTTCCTGAACATGGAACGGCGCGGCCATCGCCCCCCGCTCTGGGACGGCAAAACCGCGGAGCGCATCGTGACGGAATTGGAAAACAGGACTTAA
- a CDS encoding nucleotidyltransferase substrate binding protein, translating to MTEERDIRWQQRFSNYRKALNQLSEFLEQKELNKLEEQGLVKAFEYTYELAWNTLRDYLEYQGVAELIGSRDTFRKAFSEGLFSDGHVWMKMIESRNRTSHTCNEAAAREIVHDVRTEFHPAFLDLEQTLAGKTSE from the coding sequence GTGACTGAAGAAAGGGATATACGCTGGCAGCAACGTTTTTCGAATTACCGGAAAGCACTCAACCAGCTCAGCGAATTTCTTGAGCAGAAAGAGCTGAACAAGCTGGAGGAACAGGGGCTGGTCAAGGCGTTTGAATACACGTATGAACTCGCCTGGAACACGTTGCGCGATTACCTCGAATATCAGGGCGTCGCGGAACTGATCGGGTCGCGCGACACCTTCCGCAAGGCCTTTTCAGAGGGGCTGTTCAGCGATGGGCATGTATGGATGAAGATGATCGAGAGCCGCAACAGGACATCCCATACCTGTAACGAGGCCGCGGCCCGCGAAATCGTTCACGACGTGCGCACGGAATTCCATCCCGCCTTCCTGGACCTGGAGCAGACCCTGGCGGGCAAGACGAGCGAATAA